From a single Synechococcales cyanobacterium T60_A2020_003 genomic region:
- a CDS encoding energy transducer TonB has product MAASVGIHGLLFVLLPMLPSNSFEPSDNEQRTVDLVELTPDELSRLPDLSTPETPDFPKIPDVQANDPSRNDLFRSPSTLSRIPQLSIPFSQPFFLPPYPPPIAIQPSVPRSITPSAPPTATPPSSPSPSPTQTPQPQQPTPNLGETRDLPELATIDPTVPLEGESIRPVRPEESPAQPSETLMAEQAQLRELFTFNEEGTTNEEANIAYGTWFLEELGQQSGEPLKIPIKASYTMTACRILGRIQDDPKRLNAIYGVVVDPDGSLKGNPQLVRSSGFKYFNQQALEAIAQYDFSAPIPETGEDDSPEATTETVVTAEGDRIYLVDVQFDYSEEICPAPSIPAEEAPTG; this is encoded by the coding sequence ATGGCAGCTTCTGTAGGCATCCACGGGCTTTTGTTTGTGCTGCTGCCCATGCTGCCCAGTAACTCGTTTGAACCCAGCGACAACGAGCAGCGCACCGTTGATTTAGTAGAGTTAACACCGGATGAGTTAAGCCGTTTACCCGATTTATCAACGCCAGAAACACCTGATTTCCCCAAGATTCCGGACGTTCAAGCGAACGATCCATCCCGGAACGATTTATTCCGGTCGCCCAGCACTCTGAGTCGAATCCCTCAACTTTCAATTCCCTTCAGCCAACCCTTTTTCCTTCCCCCTTATCCCCCTCCGATCGCAATTCAGCCCTCCGTTCCTCGCAGCATTACGCCATCGGCTCCTCCCACGGCTACACCACCATCCAGCCCCTCTCCGTCACCCACACAAACCCCTCAGCCGCAACAACCCACCCCAAATCTGGGTGAAACGCGCGATTTACCAGAGTTGGCGACCATCGACCCAACCGTGCCGCTAGAGGGAGAATCCATACGTCCTGTCCGTCCTGAAGAGTCTCCAGCCCAACCGTCAGAAACCTTGATGGCAGAGCAAGCCCAACTTCGGGAGTTGTTTACCTTTAATGAGGAAGGCACAACTAATGAGGAGGCAAATATCGCCTACGGAACCTGGTTTCTTGAAGAACTTGGTCAGCAGAGTGGCGAACCGCTGAAAATTCCAATCAAGGCCAGCTACACCATGACCGCCTGCCGCATCCTCGGACGGATTCAGGATGATCCCAAACGTTTAAATGCTATCTATGGCGTTGTCGTAGATCCCGATGGCAGCTTGAAAGGCAACCCTCAACTGGTTCGGAGTTCTGGGTTTAAGTATTTTAATCAACAAGCCTTGGAGGCGATCGCCCAATACGATTTCTCGGCTCCAATCCCTGAAACGGGTGAAGACGACTCACCGGAAGCTACAACTGAAACCGTAGTCACGGCGGAGGGCGATCGCATCTACCTCGTTGATGTGCAGTTTGACTATAGCGAGGAGATTTGCCCGGCTCCCTCCATCCCTGCCGAGGAAGCCCCAACGGGATAG
- a CDS encoding FAD-dependent oxidoreductase, with product MYPSATFIRSVTALTLGLSLPITPLLTIGAIAQSPSPESSHSAVVPDETVECELLIAGGGLAGVATAYEALRAGRTVCMTDITDWLGGQISSQGTSALDEASRQRSLLFYPAGYNELRSRIAEHYDRLNPGDCWVSASCFIPADAHEILVEMLAEAEDAGDGTLKRFPSTVIKSLDLREDGRQIEGAIAIQHTPAPNAPPLNTEPLSATLEDAYRYDDSERFTKTIIQFVPPERETDAPADWYVIDATETGELIALADVPYRLGLDPRSVVNPSSASETGDPYCTQGFTYTFAMEQIENPQPQVMPGFYPIYEPYYSYETLDKANFDLVFTYRRIWAPETGDRPIDPRFGIVTPQAGDISMQNWTWGNDYRPGTAEDNLIYTRDQLQQSGQLDPDGWLGGLRVETLRRGEENALGFYYWLVEGTTDSQLGDGVKQPHPNQRFLSGFDSPMGTAHGLSKYPYMREARRIIGRPSYAYPDGFSVNEIDISKIDYREPFYKENLSDSTYRALWIALAGLETTAAIRNNIPTDQIPKRTRSTIYPDSVGIAQYAIDFHPCMTFAPPEAPGNIEYPDSRQAHGQAYPAQIPLRAMIPQDIDNFLIAGKSIATSHIAAAAYRVHSFEWSVGAAAGTTVDFALDNDLLPYELVDDLPYPEPKLSELQRRLKGLGNPTHFPNTSIFNLDWEDWRVWG from the coding sequence ATGTACCCATCTGCTACCTTCATTCGCTCAGTTACCGCACTCACGCTGGGATTGAGCCTGCCGATTACGCCCCTACTGACCATCGGCGCGATCGCCCAATCTCCTAGTCCAGAATCCTCCCATTCCGCCGTCGTTCCCGATGAAACCGTCGAGTGTGAACTGTTGATTGCCGGGGGAGGACTGGCCGGAGTCGCCACTGCCTACGAAGCGTTGCGGGCAGGTCGCACCGTTTGCATGACCGATATTACGGACTGGTTGGGTGGGCAAATTTCCTCCCAAGGCACGTCTGCCCTAGATGAGGCCAGTCGCCAGCGATCGCTCCTGTTTTACCCTGCTGGCTATAACGAACTGCGATCGCGCATTGCGGAACACTACGATCGCCTCAATCCAGGAGACTGCTGGGTGAGTGCGTCCTGCTTTATTCCTGCCGATGCCCATGAAATCTTGGTCGAAATGCTCGCAGAGGCCGAGGATGCCGGGGATGGCACCCTGAAACGGTTTCCCTCCACGGTGATCAAGTCTCTAGATCTGCGGGAGGATGGTCGGCAGATTGAAGGGGCGATCGCCATTCAGCACACGCCAGCCCCCAACGCGCCACCGCTCAACACCGAACCCCTATCCGCCACGCTCGAAGATGCCTACCGCTACGACGATTCCGAGCGCTTCACCAAAACTATCATTCAGTTTGTACCTCCGGAGCGTGAAACCGATGCCCCGGCAGACTGGTACGTGATTGACGCGACTGAAACCGGGGAACTAATTGCCTTAGCCGATGTGCCGTACCGCTTAGGCCTCGATCCGCGATCGGTCGTGAATCCTTCCTCCGCCAGCGAAACGGGCGATCCCTACTGCACCCAGGGCTTCACCTACACCTTTGCGATGGAGCAGATCGAAAATCCCCAACCCCAGGTGATGCCGGGGTTCTATCCCATCTACGAACCCTACTACAGCTACGAAACACTAGACAAAGCCAACTTTGATCTGGTCTTTACCTACCGACGGATTTGGGCACCGGAAACGGGCGATCGCCCGATAGATCCCCGCTTTGGCATTGTTACGCCGCAAGCAGGCGATATTTCAATGCAGAACTGGACATGGGGCAACGATTACCGTCCCGGTACGGCGGAAGACAACCTCATTTATACCCGTGACCAACTGCAGCAATCCGGGCAACTCGACCCCGATGGGTGGCTCGGAGGACTACGGGTCGAAACCCTCCGACGGGGTGAAGAGAATGCGCTGGGGTTCTACTACTGGCTGGTCGAGGGCACAACCGATTCTCAGCTTGGTGATGGAGTGAAGCAACCTCACCCGAATCAGCGGTTCCTGTCGGGATTTGATTCGCCAATGGGTACGGCACACGGACTGTCCAAGTACCCCTACATGCGCGAAGCTCGCCGCATCATTGGTCGCCCTTCCTACGCCTATCCCGACGGTTTCAGCGTCAATGAAATCGATATTTCGAAGATCGACTATCGGGAGCCGTTTTACAAAGAAAATCTATCAGATTCTACCTATCGCGCCCTCTGGATTGCCCTCGCGGGATTGGAAACCACCGCTGCCATTCGCAATAATATTCCAACAGACCAGATCCCAAAACGGACGCGATCGACAATCTATCCTGATTCAGTAGGCATCGCCCAGTATGCCATTGATTTTCACCCCTGCATGACCTTTGCGCCGCCGGAAGCCCCCGGTAACATCGAGTATCCCGATTCTCGCCAAGCCCACGGTCAAGCCTACCCCGCCCAAATTCCTCTGCGGGCGATGATTCCGCAAGATATTGATAATTTCTTGATTGCCGGAAAAAGTATTGCTACCAGCCATATCGCTGCCGCCGCATACCGGGTACATTCCTTTGAGTGGTCAGTGGGGGCCGCAGCAGGAACTACGGTGGACTTTGCCTTAGATAATGACCTTCTGCCCTACGAGTTGGTGGATGATCTGCCCTATCCAGAACCAAAGCTGAGCGAACTCCAGCGGCGGTTAAAAGGACTTGGCAACCCAACCCATTTCCCCAATACATCAATCTTCAACCTGGATTGGGAGGATTGGCGCGTGTGGGGCTAG
- the fabD gene encoding ACP S-malonyltransferase produces the protein MTHTAWVFPGQGSQAIGMGADLYDLPAASDKFAIAQDILGWSVPDVCQDPDDKVSNTLYTQPCLYTIESILVDLMRDRAPAPQVVAGHSLGEYVALYAAGVFDFESGLRLVKRRAELMSNASDGMMAAVIGFDRAQLEALISQTPDVVLANDNNDGQVVISGTPKAVDTVLEAIKAKRKVKLNVSGAFHSPLMAGAAIEFQSVLEAIAFQDAQVPVLSNVDPTPATDASTLKERLSQQMTGSVRWREISRRLPEEEIDHVIEVGPGKVLTGLIKRTAPSLALENVGSLADIDTLWPTVQRTPAND, from the coding sequence ATGACACACACAGCATGGGTCTTTCCAGGACAAGGTTCGCAGGCCATTGGCATGGGTGCGGATCTCTACGATTTGCCTGCCGCATCGGACAAATTTGCGATCGCCCAAGACATTTTAGGTTGGTCAGTTCCCGATGTTTGCCAGGATCCAGACGACAAAGTATCCAATACGCTCTACACCCAGCCCTGTTTGTACACCATTGAAAGTATTTTGGTCGATCTCATGCGCGATCGCGCCCCCGCGCCTCAGGTGGTTGCAGGCCATAGCCTTGGGGAGTATGTGGCTCTCTATGCAGCAGGGGTGTTTGATTTTGAATCGGGCTTGCGCTTGGTCAAGCGACGGGCAGAATTAATGAGCAACGCCTCCGATGGCATGATGGCAGCGGTAATTGGGTTTGATCGTGCCCAGTTGGAAGCGTTAATTAGTCAAACGCCTGATGTCGTACTAGCCAATGATAATAATGATGGTCAGGTTGTAATTTCCGGCACGCCAAAGGCAGTGGATACGGTTTTAGAAGCCATCAAGGCAAAGCGGAAGGTCAAGCTGAACGTCAGCGGTGCATTTCACTCGCCATTGATGGCTGGGGCGGCAATCGAGTTCCAGAGCGTTTTAGAAGCGATCGCCTTTCAAGATGCCCAGGTTCCCGTCCTGTCGAACGTTGATCCAACCCCTGCAACCGATGCCTCAACCCTGAAAGAACGTCTAAGCCAACAGATGACAGGGTCAGTGCGCTGGCGCGAAATCTCCCGACGTCTACCGGAAGAAGAAATCGACCACGTCATTGAAGTCGGCCCTGGCAAAGTGCTCACAGGACTGATCAAACGCACAGCCCCATCCCTAGCCTTAGAAAACGTTGGATCCTTGGCAGACATCGATACCCTTTGGCCGACGGTCCAACGCACTCCGGCAAACGATTAA
- a CDS encoding precorrin-2 C(20)-methyltransferase, with the protein MTTIGTLYGIGVGPGDSELITVKGFKRLQQAPVVAFPAGLRGNLGIAEQIIQPWLQPHQIQLSLDFPYVQDAAVLTQAWNTAAQEVWKHLSQGNDVAFCSEGDVSFYSTFTYLAQAVQQIDLSAKIEIVPGVCSPMAAAAAVGIPLTIQSQRLTILPALYTVADLETALNTSDVVVLMKVSSVYAQVWSILEQHDLLSHSYVIERATWSNQVCYADLSDRPNLSLSYFSLMIIQIPGSR; encoded by the coding sequence ATGACTACGATTGGAACGCTCTACGGTATTGGTGTTGGCCCCGGTGACTCAGAACTCATCACCGTAAAAGGTTTCAAGCGACTCCAGCAAGCACCTGTAGTCGCCTTTCCGGCTGGGCTTCGCGGCAATCTAGGAATAGCCGAGCAGATTATTCAGCCCTGGTTACAACCCCATCAAATTCAGCTTTCCCTTGACTTTCCCTATGTCCAAGATGCAGCAGTGCTTACCCAAGCCTGGAATACTGCTGCGCAGGAGGTTTGGAAGCATTTAAGCCAGGGGAACGATGTCGCTTTTTGCTCAGAAGGGGACGTGAGTTTTTACAGCACGTTTACCTATTTAGCGCAGGCTGTGCAGCAAATTGATCTCAGCGCTAAAATCGAAATCGTGCCCGGAGTTTGCTCTCCCATGGCAGCGGCGGCGGCAGTAGGGATTCCCCTTACGATTCAGTCGCAGCGGCTCACCATTCTCCCCGCACTGTATACGGTTGCAGATTTGGAAACTGCCCTCAACACCTCAGACGTTGTGGTTTTAATGAAGGTAAGCTCGGTGTACGCTCAGGTGTGGTCTATCCTGGAACAGCACGATTTACTCTCCCATAGCTACGTGATTGAGCGAGCCACTTGGTCGAATCAGGTTTGTTATGCCGATTTGAGCGATCGCCCTAATCTGTCTCTCTCCTATTTCTCGCTGATGATTATCCAAATTCCGGGTTCTCGTTAG